GTACTTGaagagtaaaaataagtttaacaGACCTTCTAAACCATgggtaaaaaaaagcatatatcAGAGGGTTGAGAAAGGAGTTAAAGTAGAAGAGACacaccacaaaaacaacagaagaagtgTTGATTGAGCTGTTCTGACCTGAAAGTGTGACACAGAAATATGGACAAAGACAAACCAGAAACACGACCACAACAACCCCCAGAGTCCTGGCTGCTTTAATCTCTGATTTCTTAGCTGTTACTTTCCCTGAATAGTGGTGTTTGACAGCTGCATTTTGAGTGTGAATGGCCCGAATCTGagaaacaaccacaacaaagaCTCTCAAATACAGAACTATAATGACAGTAATAGGAACAATGAAGGTAAAACAAAGACTAGCAACTTGTTCTATAAAGCCCATATTAATCACGCATTCTCCAAAACAAGTATTAAATCTGTCTAGATGTTTCAAGTTATCCCTGAACAGCACAATGGCATAGCAGAGTGAAGTGGTCCAGCACAGTGAAACAcaaatctgaactttttttgCAGTAACTTTGGCGGAATAATGAAGAGGATCACAAATAGCTACATATCGATCAATTGAAATGAGCACCATATTTCCAATTGAGGCGGATGTAATAATTATGcccaagaaaacaaacagaacacacaTTAGATCGCCAAAGTACCAGCAACCATCTAAAAGCATAATCTGAAATAACAATAGGAGGCCAACAAAGAAATCTGAGACAGctagagagaggaggaggaagtttGTGGGGGTGTGGAgctgcctgaaaaaaaaaagagggaaacatTTACATCCACAAATTACTTCTTATGATTATGGTTACTCAGGTAGATAAACTGCACTTTTAAATCTATTCATcgaaaatgttttaatcaacCAACCCTACCTACagtaataactttttaaaattttgaatgACTTTTAGTTATCAGCAATGAGGAAAAAGTGACTACCTGAAATGTGAGACGGAGATGATGACCAGAAGATTTAAAACTGCAGTCATCAAAGAGATgaaggacagaaataaaaaaccaGGATATATATGAGAGGCAGAATTCTTTGGTCTTTTGCAGGAGATGTTAAGAAGCTGTGGAAAACAGAGATCTTCTTCCATTGTCAGAGCAAAGAGGAGCTCTGCTGAGCTCTGACAGCTTCCAGACTAAACCTTAGATGCTATAAATGATCCAGCTGTTTTGGCCCTCCTCTAAATTTCCATTGTACTTCACTACTGATGTCCCTACCTTTTTATGCATAATGACATAAACAGGAGTTATAGCCAATGCCAAATGGTGTAGAACATTGCAATGCTCAAAacccagaaaataaaacaatctgaaacaaGAATAGCTCTAAAAGCAGACATGTCAGTGCATTACCATGTGTAACTAAAAATCTATTAGTTCAGTTTATGAAAGATCTGAGAAATAACACGGCTGTTTATGGTAAGAGAAAAACCCTcacttttttccacttttaagATTTTGCTGTACCAAGCcatgagaagaaaacaggacaTGGGACCATATGAGACCATGAAAGTAGAGAAATAGAACCTCATATGAACCAAAACACAACAGTTGTCTAATTAAATGACTAAATCAAATTCCAGAAACTTTGTGTGAGAAGTAAGATTGCCCTGTGTTCTTTAGAAATTAAGAAATTTATTAGCAGACAGTTTGCtgcgaataaaaaaaaaaaatggcttgaTTGTCTTATAGTAGCAGATGTCAAAACCTCTATGAAGGTAGAGGTGTTGAAAGTTTGATGATCTGACTCTACAGAGGAAACACATCAGCAATTACCCTAAAGAAGCAAGTGTTGCCtcccatcattttttttttatttttctgaaagaaaagaaaagagaagaaaagaaaagaaaacctccaGTGCACCCTAGA
This genomic stretch from Kryptolebias marmoratus isolate JLee-2015 linkage group LG6, ASM164957v2, whole genome shotgun sequence harbors:
- the LOC108250587 gene encoding trace amine-associated receptor 1-like, whose amino-acid sequence is MEEDLCFPQLLNISCKRPKNSASHIYPGFLFLSFISLMTAVLNLLVIISVSHFRQLHTPTNFLLLSLAVSDFFVGLLLLFQIMLLDGCWYFGDLMCVLFVFLGIIITSASIGNMVLISIDRYVAICDPLHYSAKVTAKKVQICVSLCWTTSLCYAIVLFRDNLKHLDRFNTCFGECVINMGFIEQVASLCFTFIVPITVIIVLYLRVFVVVVSQIRAIHTQNAAVKHHYSGKVTAKKSEIKAARTLGVVVVVFLVCLCPYFCVTLSGQNSSINTSSVVFVVCLFYFNSFLNPLIYAFFYPWFRRSVKLIFTLQVLKTGSSDAKILY